One stretch of Candidatus Dormiibacterota bacterium DNA includes these proteins:
- a CDS encoding G5 domain-containing protein: MIAGLAMLAAAALGLIVFWLVSTQARADSSRIVSIFYDGSKKVITVESEATVGEALRLAEVPFASEDLVEPNPGTKIPQGFFNVNVYRARPALVVDGVNHYQVRTAFQSPKLVAEAAGLTVYAEDTYSVETIQDFTAAGVIGHKVVINRATPIIFASDGRQIPVRTHQKTVGDLLTERDVAFGPKDTVEPGRETAITTGMTIRIYRVKTVNTTVEESIPRTVKTVRDPQLESGITQVQTEGADGLRKVTYRVHYEDGAEKSREKIAEVTASQPVTRVVLVGTKPRSDAWLLLRLCEAGGSYTRNSGNGYYGAYQFNLSTWWSNGGTGYPHQASPAEQDRIAARLQAARGWSPWPACAKRLGLL; the protein is encoded by the coding sequence ATGATAGCCGGGCTCGCTATGCTAGCAGCGGCCGCATTGGGGTTAATAGTCTTTTGGCTAGTTTCTACCCAAGCTAGGGCCGATTCCTCTCGTATTGTGAGTATTTTTTACGATGGTAGTAAAAAGGTTATAACGGTCGAAAGCGAAGCCACCGTAGGGGAAGCTCTACGTTTGGCCGAGGTGCCCTTTGCCAGTGAAGATCTGGTGGAGCCGAACCCAGGCACAAAGATTCCACAAGGCTTCTTTAACGTTAATGTTTATCGCGCTCGCCCGGCACTAGTAGTAGATGGAGTCAATCACTACCAGGTGCGCACAGCTTTTCAGAGCCCTAAACTAGTAGCTGAGGCCGCGGGTCTTACAGTGTACGCCGAAGATACTTATTCTGTAGAAACCATTCAGGATTTTACAGCCGCTGGGGTTATAGGACATAAGGTCGTTATTAACCGGGCTACACCAATAATATTCGCATCGGATGGTAGGCAAATACCCGTTCGGACTCATCAGAAAACCGTAGGCGATCTACTGACGGAACGCGATGTGGCCTTTGGCCCCAAAGACACAGTGGAACCTGGTCGCGAAACCGCAATTACCACAGGTATGACCATCCGCATTTATCGGGTTAAGACAGTTAATACGACCGTAGAAGAATCCATTCCCCGTACGGTTAAGACGGTGCGCGATCCTCAGCTAGAAAGCGGAATTACCCAAGTGCAGACAGAGGGTGCCGACGGTCTGCGCAAGGTGACCTATAGAGTGCATTATGAAGACGGTGCAGAGAAGTCGCGCGAGAAAATTGCCGAAGTGACCGCCAGCCAACCTGTAACCCGCGTGGTGCTAGTAGGCACTAAACCCCGCAGTGATGCTTGGTTGCTTTTGCGCTTGTGTGAGGCGGGTGGAAGCTATACCCGCAACAGCGGCAACGGCTACTATGGTGCGTACCAGTTTAATCTTTCAACCTGGTGGTCTAATGGCGGTACTGGCTACCCACACCAGGCTTCTCCAGCTGAGCAAGATAGAATTGCTGCTAGATTGCAGGCAGCTCGTGGGTG